The following are from one region of the Tachysurus fulvidraco isolate hzauxx_2018 chromosome 15, HZAU_PFXX_2.0, whole genome shotgun sequence genome:
- the wdr1 gene encoding WD repeat-containing protein 1, with the protein MAYELKHLFASLPQMERGVAKVIGGDPKGNNFLYTNGRSVIIRNIDNPSIADIYTEHPHQVNVAKYSPSGFYIASGDVSGKIRIWDTTQKEHLLKYEYQPFGGRIKDISWTEDSKRIVVVGEGREKFGAVFLWDSGSSVGEIVGHSKVINTVDFKQTRPYRLVTGSDDNCTTFFEGPPFKFKCIISDHSRFVNCVRFSPDGNRYVSAGADGQIFIYDGKTAEKLGSLGGDKAHEGGIYAVSWSSDSTQLISASGDKTVKLWDMASCTAVTTFKLGNEVLDQQLGCLWQKNHLLSISLSGYINYLDKNNPNRPIRTIKGHSKSIQCVTVHKDDERSIIYSGSHDGHINYWDAQSGENDTFSGKGHTNSVVRLTVDDSDRLVSCSMDDTVRFTDLKKKEYSASDLVKMDTQPKSVSVGSGGLAVAVCIEQVVLLKDKRKVFALDKLAYQPEVGAIHPGGGTVAVGGADGKVYLYSVQGNTLKDDGKVLDTNGPVTDVQYSRDGAFLAVSNEKKVIIVYTVADGYAVKGEFYGHHAKVVCLSWSPDNEHFASGGMDMMVYVWTVTDPDKRIKIPDSHRLHHVSGLAWLDRRTLVTTSHDACVKQWTLKI; encoded by the exons ATGGCGTACGAACTGA AGCACTTGTTTGCCAGCCTTCCTCAGATGGAAAGGGGCGTGGCCAAAGTTATTGGTGGGGACCCGAAAGGGAACAACTTCCTGTACACAAATGGAAGGAGTGTCATCATCAGGAACATTGAT AATCCCTCTATTGCTGACATCTACACGGAACATCCACACCAGGTCAATGTTGCCAAATACTCACCAAGTGGCTTCTACATTGCCTCAGGAG ATGTGTCAGGAAAGATACGGATTTGGGACACGACCCAGAAGGAGCACCTGCTGAAGTACGAGTATCAGCCATTTGGAGGGAGGATAAAGGACATCAGCTGGACAGAGGACAGCAAGCGTATCGTCGTGGTGGGAGAGGGACGAGAGaa GTTTGGTGCAGTGTTCCTGTGGGACTCAGGCTCCTCCGTGGGCGAGATCGTCGGACACAGTAAGGTCATTAACACTGTGGACTTTAAACAGACCCGGCCATACAGACTCGTCACGGGCAGCGACGATAACTGCACCACCTTCTTCGAGGGGCCGCCCTTCAAATTCAAGTGCATCATCAGT gatCACAGCCGCTTTGTCAACTGCGTCCGTTTCTCTCCCGACGGAAACCGTTACGTTTCAGCAGGCGCAGACGGACAG aTTTTCATTTATGATGGAAAGACAGCAGAGAAACTGGGATCGCTGGGAGGAGATAAAGCCCATGAGGGCGGGATTTATGCC GTGAGCTGGAGTTCAGACAGCACTCAGCTTATCTCTGCGTCCGGCGATAAGACCGTCAAACTATGGGACATGGCGAGCTGCACTGCGGTGACCACCTTTAAACTGGGCAATGAAGTTCTAGACCAGCAGCTGGGTTGCCTGTGGCAGAAAAACCACCTCCTTAGCATTTCGCTGTCCGGATACATCAACTACCTGGATAAGAACAACCCAAACCGCCCGATCCGCACCATCAAG GGACACAGTAAATCCATTCAGTGTGTGACCGTGCATAAGGACGACGAACGGAGCATCATCTACTCCGGCAGCCATGACGGACACATCA attactgggACGCTCAGAGCGGCGAGAACGACACTTTCTCAGGAAAAGGACACACCAATTCCGTGGTTAGGCTCACCGTGGACGACTCGGACCGACTGGTGAGCTGCAGCATGGACGATACGGTTCGTTTCACGGACCTGAAGAAGAAGGAGTACAG TGCTTCTGACCTGGTGAAGATGGACACCCAGCCAAAGTCTGTGTCTGTCGGATCAGGAGGTTtggctgtagctgtgtgtattgaACAG gtGGTGCTGTTGAAGGATAAGAGGAAAGTGTTTGCTCTGGATAAGTTGGCTTACCAGCCAGAAGTGGGTGCAATTCATCCCGGAGGTGGCACCGTGGCAGTGGGCGGAGCT gatggAAAGGTGTATCTCTACTCGGTTCAAGGGAACACCTTGAAGGATGATGGGAAGGTTCTGGACACTAACGGACCTGTGACGGATGTGCAGTATTCCAGAGATGGGGCGTTCCTCGCTGTCTCAAACGAGAAGAAAGTCATCATCGTGTACACTGTTGCCGATGGTTACGCG GTTAAGGGCGAGTTCTACGGGCATCACGCTAAAGTGGTATGTCTGTCCTGGAGTCCTGATAACGAGCACTTTGCCTCCGGAGGTATGGACATGATGGTGTACGTCTGGACCGTAACTGATCCCGACAAGAGGATCAAAATTCCCG ATTCTCACCGGTTGCACCACGTCAGCGGACTGGCCTGGCTGGACCGGCGCACGCTCGTCACAACCTCTCACGACGCATGCGTGAAACAGTGGACGCTAAAAATCTAA